The region caaTTGCAAAAATGGTATAAACTatgtttgtttccattccacagttccagtggcgttttgccaatggtcttagatgggactacattcaaaatgtgcgtcgtcgtttgaagtgcatatccctataatgagagaggaagtgaagagtagcttaacatagacttgACCATGTCATCCAAGgttttgtttcttctttcagaaacaccattttgttgtggcattcctggtgctgtgagctgggatagaataccatgctccagcaagaaatctttgaattttaaatccaaatattctccacctcgatcagatcgaagtttctttagagtcttacctaattgcttctcatcctcatctttgaattcttgaaacttaccaaaggtttcctaagcattaggtaagtatgaccatatcttgagtaatcgtcaataaaagtgacgaaatactcatacccacctcttgcttgtacattgattggactaCAGACATCGCTGcatacaagctccaaaggttctttggctctattgcctttcgttGAGAAAGgaagtttggtcatttttccttctaaacaagattcataaactggaagagttccaactcttagttctcttaAATATCCATATTTTGTTAACGGGATTATCCTATCttgacctatatgaccaagtctaagatgacaaagatatgtgtcatccttgtTTGAAacattttgtcttttgttaccttgcagttttgctactttaaataattctaaaTGATTGAGTGTTTgttcattttaatgaaagcgataaagtccaaatattcaattgcatgtctaaagaaaaaattaagaataatcaaattataaataaaatattctaaagtcattacatgcaataaaattccaaaCTAACTAAAAAATgaactaaacattgttcaaacaataataaagttttcttttaataaaactaaagaattttaaataaatggactttctttaacgctttcttgaactagacacTTTTCATCTTTTCCTCTTCAACTTTTTGTCTCCATCTGCAAGTTCCTCTTGATCGCTCAATTGTCTATAAAgaagaacaaataacaaaaaatatgattagtggtttctaaatcaaagatttagaactttatgtatcataatccactattaagcctaaggtaaaggtaaatcataTCTACATTTTTCATGATTGTGGTATTGTCTGTAAATCCTCAAAGGCAACATCCCACAAATCACGAGCATTTTCAATGTGTTCgaactttttccttagcttcttTTCCATGGTACTAAGACAGTAAAATCTCACCATGTGATTTTATCTCATCCAATCAGTATATATTTCTCATGTTCCTCTTTGTTTTCATTCCATGATGGTACAAGAGGAAGCCTCTTATCATTATAGATATGTTTAAGATTTTTGGCCAGAAAAACGAAGAAAGTTGAATTTTCCcatccatcttcatcctcttCAGTCATTTTTACATTCTTGATATGATCATCAATCTTTTTATGCATTACCGGGCACGTTATAGGAAAATAATTGGGTGGCAACATTTTATGACTGAAAATAAaacacaataatattatcatttgaaaaaatataaatattttggaaagtaaacataaTGCATGAATGCATGAATTAAAACACATagattaacatttacttttccacgataaaactacccaacaaataaagtgtcgtattagggtcggtcaagttaaattcagataacttataagacaatcttatctttataatttaaaacttaaaataaatctttattttctcttttaaatataaagtaacgctggtttggtcaagatgcaattatgcACCACAAAatcttaattacatctttgtaagtgtaacccattatttcagaattcatgacttaacttagagagtgtcgccatagggtcagtcaaacctaaaatacatcacttcctcctatcttcgtaagaaaccaaccttggtattaatatatCTATAAACCTTCCTTATGGGGACGGAAATAAAGTCGCCTCTAGGCCCTATTCATAGCTcacagtgttgtactaataatggagaccataagtcacattgagatgttcacttgctcccacttactattttagattaaatgtgttttattaaactaatcaattaattccaaattaattactagtttattaataaccctatgaatgtaattaattacaaaattcataattataaaagagtttgtttctataattaatgtgatctaaataattacccattacattcatctaattTTACTAAAACgatttttacataaagttggttatcttaaaggcctatagaATCTATtacctttattatggtgtgagttaccaaattttaactaatttaatacttagtagtttacatgcaattggtttctccaaaataattcatataaacaaataggacaatcctagataatcatgttctAAAAGaagcatgattaatgagaaacggTATGGGGTTTCAtcaatgacatgtaattgactaatgcatgatcatattatcaatcaaacattaatgaatatttatttaaataaatacaataaatgatgaaccgagtactaataggtatttctaagatttacaaccctttgaaaaaattagaaataaaattgcaatctaagcctatgtagctttcaagactctccaagaatgatCCTCccctcctttaggctttcttgctaatctttaggaactttgttttgcccaacttattaattagaaacaaattttctaattaatttatttaattaaaattaactttaaattaaataaccatttttgtcatctttttaatttagttgaatttaaataattaaataatcaaattcaaatatttaaacttaagatattaaaatatcttaaccaactaaaagatattttattttctaataaaataaaataagataattaaacttttaaattcaaataatttaaaaattaattaaataaaagatattttcaacaacttaggaattagggttttgggcaccaagATGGTGCCCTAGGGCCGACATCACAACGAGCCAAGGGCTCGGGCGGGGTGGCTAGCTAGCGTGCAAGGGCTTGGCCAGGGTCCTAGCGCACAAGCCTGGTAGGCGCGGAGGCAGGCGGGTGCATGCGTGCATGGGCGTGGGGTGTGTGCTGGGAGCCACAGGGCTGCATGTAGGGAACCGCGGGGCTGAGGTTACGTCTGTCGTGCGGCTGCAGGAGGCTTGGACCTAGGTGTGCGCGAGGGTGAGCATGGGCTCAGGTCGTGTGCCTCTTTGGTGCATGGCTCGAGTTCCTCCTCATCTCTTCTGTAcagatttttaaaatacatatttcacaaataaatttacaaaaatcctatgccctttatggcttacataagatctagaaaaacaataaaattcctaTCATTGAAccatacatttaaaaaatatatccatccattcaatatacatatcaacaaacatataacaaatgcaagaaacccacacagtatttaatatatatatacatgtagagattgctctggtaccaattgttggtatttaATGATCAAATCTaaggtacgcagcggaatatatgaacccattttaataattattaataccatccAGAaccatacacatatataaatattaaatcacatataaatagatcaaagattacctcttgtagcctatcaagtgccattgagtatttttatataaatcaacgatcttcctatccaatattctgaGATCTCGCATCGTGATCTTCGAGACTAATCCTCAaatacacaaggacgtgtgtgggcacgtaaaattcaaaaggttgatttatgtgactccctagatgtactcaacacatgagatctagacaGTTTTGACATAGAGAATGTGAGTTTGGACaaagagaatgtttagaatagttttcaggtttagagaaaactatcgctttagagagagagtctgatcaTTAAACATTCTTctgaatatcacatatatcacatttataaatatattttaatctaattaaatcatctttatttaattaaaatataattcaaattaaaactaattagatattttcatttaattattcatttaaatcatatttaaaaaaaataattgaataactaattaaataaatttatttgaaattcaaaatttaaatcctaGGGACAAAATTCCCTAatgttaggcgccacacactgtacagtgtgtgttgAACAGCCCTATTAAGGTAGGCCTAAtcttttcatttgtttatttaatcaacttttaagtcaAGATATTTATCTCAACAtatatatcaattaattcaaaattatctttatcttaaaatatcagttttaaattaaataaataaatattatattataaataatatatttattattttctatctttatattaatccaaacaagattaatattaattttaacctatagtttttcaaaataaaagctatatagttaaataattaattaattcacaattaatcaattacccataattatcacataattatttccttgccctagaaaattaattcctttgcaatttagtcatttctctttacaaatatttattttgacatccttacccttgaaagtgtaggacagaggtgatctggggaccatggacctataatacgagctccaataaaccagattattaattaaactatttaatctaataatcttatttattaattccatgattactctactataaatatggaattgcactctaagtatttatagaattatatttacagagttttctctagtagtccattgatataatcaatatatgtagttttgtcttccattattggttcgttaattagagctggtcaaaattactgttttacccttataattacttcttgatccttaagtaccatcaattcactagcgaataattaatatataatctaattatagatttgagctcaataactattcagttccagaatcaacccttaagggaaccaatattcgatacgttaggaaagcatggattccaatattgtaatccatgttcccagccatccatgatattgaatctccaaaacaaaagtcattagcctcattattctaagagaccttaacgagtgaatcaaaagatccaataaacataaacaggagttcatgaatactcgggaattagactgatctacaaatgatcatctattatgaaaaaaattaaatctttacatcaaacaacaagtttataaagataattaattatcatcggtcatgtcatatataatctctattatatacaacacatttactaagatgtctatccacatcagtaatccaaatctagattacttgcatctcgtatgcttagtaaaccgtactagtaaccattcgttaaaaattccttactttaatatgttattgactattttattcattatatatgatattaattctctcgTATTAATATACGATCATAtcctcatgaatgaatagggaattttcttgatattattatataattaattcaaacaataattataactttgatttaaaactaataagatgtctttacatgctttttgGACATTAATCCTTACAATATACTCACTTGTCAATTTGTGCACTTGAACCTAGAAGTAGGTAGTTTTGATTGGGAAATTTCACGGTATATGCTTAATAGTATACCATATTTCACCCATGTGACAAATTTAATAGACATCCTAAATATATGTCATTTTGTAAAATTTTGATTATAATGCCCCTCTCATTAAACTTCCCCATCTCTCTCAAACTATCTCTCAGACCATGGCAGCCCCTCCCCATGGCCACCACCTCCCCACCAGCACCAGCACCAGCACCACTTCCCCATGACCAAAAGCTTCTCTCTCTCAAATCGTCTTTATTTCTcccatttctctttctctctacTCACAACCATCCGaaaacaaagagaaaaaaaaCCCACAACCATTGAAGCATCTATTAAAGCACTCATGATTAATTTTTGTGTTCTACATAAAAAATTTAAGGCTTTAAATCTTATAAaagtgtagatctcgaaaaaaaaatactaagattaaaaaaattaactaaaacttATCAAAGTAAAAAGTTATGCCTCACCAAAATTTTTGTCAAGTTTCTATGGAGAGCATCGAAAAAGAATTACATTtgcatcgttttggcaaaaaaaaaatcaagttttcaatATTGCATCGCGAcagcatcgaaaaagcatcacaTTTGCATTGTattggtaaaaaaaatataatcaagTTTTGGATGCCTGCCCCAGACTAGGCTCCCGGCCTCGGACTCAAACCCTAGCCCCGAACCTGACCCCAGCCTAAGACCCGGAACCAACCATGGACCCAGACCCCGGCCCCGAACCTTTCCAAAATACaacttaatttcaaaaatattacaataggaGCTAACACATATAATTTCTTATATATTTAGTAATATGATTcctattgtatcaaaatttgtgattgtaataattaatacaatACAAAATTCAATCAAAACATAATGTTCTACTTATTTAATACAATAGACCACCATATACGACATGTCAAATGTGACCTAAAATTTgtgattgtaataattaatacaatACAAAATTCAATCAAAACATAATATTTACTTATTTAATACAATAGACCACCATATACAACATGTCAAACGTGACCTAACGGTGCTAAGTAAtcacaaattaattaaaaattaaaaagtttgcgtttggtaaaatttttatttttaaattttttaaacacaataataaaaatatatttttgttttatatttttttatttatataaaataaaatgtttaataactatttttgttttttgtttttaaaaaataaaaatacttttGATAGAAAAGACTaaagaggaaagagaaggaaaatgtttaaaaaaattaaaagtaagaAAAAACTGTTTTCAAAATTAtgcaaatattaattaaaattttaaaaaataaaaaatagaaataagtttacCGAACACATTTTTACGTTTGGTTGTTACATTTCTATTCAAATAACATAAAACTGTTTATTTCAATGTTACCGAACAAACCCTATGTGTTAGCTGTTGCTTTAGAATTCAAGAAGTAATTGAAGACCTCAACGCCAAAAGACTGTGCGTAACTATGTATAGAATTGGGTAACAAACGTATATCTACTCAACAAAAACAACACATACACACGACATGTTTCACATACGGCTGAAGAGCACAAGAACTATGTTAAATCCACCCGGAGGGATACAAACACCAATACAACGTTCCAATTATAAGACTCCACGTCAGCCTTTTGTCTGTAATTTATGACACTAGTCAATGAATATAACAGTACTTGCGGGTGATTTTAACGTTGGAGTTTCAAAAAGTGTCTGCTCTCTCCGGTCACTATAAATATTAAATACCACCAACGAATATAAAATAAACTGTCACTCATTTCTGTTTTTGTATATGTATGCAcgagctttctctctctaaaatataCATAAACAGTGAGGAGAGAGAAGCCGAAAAACCATGGAGACCCTGCGCCTAAACTCGGCGATATCTCATCTTCTCCAACCCGACCCGACCCACTTAATCCCCAAAGGGACCCGCGGGTTGAGGATGGCTAACTTCAGGCCTTTCACCATCGCCGCCACGCTGTCTAAACAGACGGCGGCTGAGATTTCTCCGAACCCGCCCTCTTCGTCGGGCGTCGTGACGCGCGAAAATGGCGCGTTTCAGGGCTCTCCGCTGCCTCGGATGAGGGTCTCGACTGATTCGTTGCGGTACCCGGCTGGTTACGTTGGGGCTGTGCCGGACCGGGTGGTTGAAGAGGACGATGATGGGATCATTGATGCGATGAGTTACTTGACTAATATACTTTCCTCCAAGGTCTACGATATCTCCATTGAATCTCCGCTTCAGTTGGCTCCCAAGCTCTCGGAACGGCTTGAGAATAACATTTGGTTGAAGCGGGAAGATTTACAGCCTGTAAGTATGAATTGGGTCGTCGGGAATGTCGATTATGTGTGGGAAAATGATTGAATTACCTTTTCTCTTTTGGGTTTTTGTAGGTTTTCTCGTTTAAGCTCAGGGGAGCTTATAATATGATGGCCAAGCTCACCAAGGAACAATTGGATAAAGGGGTTATTTGCTCTTCTGCTGGAAATCATGCCCAAGGAGTTGCATTATCTGCTAAGAAACTGGGTTGTAATGCTCTGATTGCTATGCCTGTTACCACACCAGAaattaaggtttttttttttttttttaaatatcttatttttatgATGACGCGGTTTGCTTTTATGGACCAAGAAAGATGTCtaatgaattttgtgttttgctCCGTTTGATAGTGGCAATCAGTTGAGAGGTTGGGGGCTACGGTGGTTCTAGTGGGAGACTCTTATGATGAGGCACAAGCTTATGCAAAGAAACGGGGTAAAGAGGAGGGTCGTACGTTTATACCTCCCTTTGATCACCCAGATGTGATAATAGGCCAGGGGACGGTTGGGATGGAAATTGTGCGCCAAAGCAAAACCCCATTGCATGCTATCTTTGTACCCGTTGGGGGTGGTGGGCTAATTGCTGGTATTGCCGCCTATGTCAAGAGGGTCTCTCCGGAGGTTTGTTGGTTTTATCtcctgaaaaactttttttttatgcAACATGCTATGTTAGAATTCACCTCCTTTTTTTCCCCACAAATTTTACTTCATAAATGTTGGAGCTTTATTAAATCTCTAGGCACAAACTTATGCACGGAGACTGGATACTTGGGCTTCTTAGTGTTCGGACAATTTATTTactattttctatttacttgctcTTAATGTGGGGTCATTGTTTTGGATTTACCgctttttttttgtcaaattacTCCTTAATTATTGGAGCTTTGTAAATTCACTGACACATGCTTATGATCGGAGACTGAATGCTTGGGCTTCTAAGTGTTGAGTTAGTTTATTCTATaattagttattattattattttggtctCTTTCTTTGCTCTTACTTTGGGGTCATTGTTTTCTTTGGGGTCATTGTTTTCTTTGTACATCGTGATGCATAGTTtctgattattaattaaatgatgTACGTTACAATTACAGGTGAAGATTATTGGGGTTGAACCAGCTGATGCAAATGCAATGGCATTGTCATTACATCATGGGCAGAGAGTGATCTTAGACCAGGTTGGAGGTTTCGCAGATGGTGTAGCTGTTAAGGAGGTTGGGGAAGAAACTTTCCGTATATGCAGAGAACTTGTAGATGGTATAGTTCTTGTTAACCGTGATGCCATTTGTGCCTCAATAAAGGTGAGGCTTCTTATGTGTTTCAAAGCCTGTGTGCTTGTTCTTGGCCTTAATTCTCGATGCATCCGTTCTTGCATGGTATGCATATGATTAGATTGTTCTTGAGGATTGTAATGCGGCTGGCTATGTGATCCACTTGTGGCAAGATTAGCTGTGGTCCATTTTCGATTTTACATGTTTGCTAAAATGAAAAAGGCTGCattaatatatatttcatttagaACTAATTGAGAAGGTGTCACTTATTActtgaaaattttgaaaacataatgTTATGGTTCTTGTGTGCAGGACATGTTTGAGGAGAAAAGGAGTATTCTGGAACCAGCAGGTGCTCTTGCTCTTGCTGGAGCTGAAGCATACTGTAGATATTATGGTCTTAAAGGAGAAAATGTTGTAGCAATAACCAGTGGGGCAAATATGAACTTTGATAAACTGAGAGTAGTGACTGAACTTGCTAATGTTGGTCGCAAACAAGAGGCAGTACTTGCAACCCTTTTGCCTGAGGAGCCTGGGAGCTTCAAGCAGTTTTGTGAACTGGTATGTTGATGCGACTTCATTAACTTTCTTATTGAACATCTTTTGTGTTTATGGTGTCAATTTACGTTTGTCTGGGCAGGTAGGGCCAATGAATATTACTGAATTCAAATATAGGTACAGCTCTGATAAAGAGGCTGTTGTTTTGTACAGGTAACTGCTTGTCATTTGTGAATATTGTTCAGATTTCAAATTTTCTGTTCAATTTAATTTATCGTCTAAGGATTATTTCTCTCAGTCTCCAGCAGCTGGTTAATTTTGCACATGGCACATTTTTTTAACATTCTCATATTACGCACAGCGTTGGTGTTCATACAGCTTTAGAACTCAGTGAAATGCAAGAGCGAATGGAGTCTTCTCAACTTAAGACTCACAATCTCTCAGAAAATGACCTGGTTAAAGATCACTTGCGTTACTTGGTAATTTAGTTTTCCTAAATCATTTTCCCGTTATTATATCTTAAGCAACTTCATTTGATTCATTGCAAGTTGTTTCTCCGACTCTGTCTGCAAGTTTTAAATAACCTCTTTCCTTCCCTTAATCAATATGGGGAGTGATTTCTTTTCCTACGAGCAATGTGGCCATGTCATATCGGTAGTTTACCACGTTTTGAGCTTCTTTCAGATGGGAGGAAGATCACATGTTCAAGACGAGGTCCTTTGCCGTTTCATATTCCCAGAGAGACCCGGTGCACTGATGAAGTTCTTAGACGAATTCAGCCCTCGATGGAATATAAGTTTGTTCCATTACCGTGGACAGGTTGGCATCAAAACAAAACTCTTGAGCTTTCTCTTTCAATATACTTTTGCAATCCTAACATTTAAAATGGAATGAACCAAACTTCTTGTAATGTTTATTTTTTCTATAAT is a window of Humulus lupulus chromosome 4, drHumLupu1.1, whole genome shotgun sequence DNA encoding:
- the LOC133831235 gene encoding threonine dehydratase biosynthetic, chloroplastic isoform X1 — encoded protein: METLRLNSAISHLLQPDPTHLIPKGTRGLRMANFRPFTIAATLSKQTAAEISPNPPSSSGVVTRENGAFQGSPLPRMRVSTDSLRYPAGYVGAVPDRVVEEDDDGIIDAMSYLTNILSSKVYDISIESPLQLAPKLSERLENNIWLKREDLQPVFSFKLRGAYNMMAKLTKEQLDKGVICSSAGNHAQGVALSAKKLGCNALIAMPVTTPEIKWQSVERLGATVVLVGDSYDEAQAYAKKRGKEEGRTFIPPFDHPDVIIGQGTVGMEIVRQSKTPLHAIFVPVGGGGLIAGIAAYVKRVSPEVKIIGVEPADANAMALSLHHGQRVILDQVGGFADGVAVKEVGEETFRICRELVDGIVLVNRDAICASIKDMFEEKRSILEPAGALALAGAEAYCRYYGLKGENVVAITSGANMNFDKLRVVTELANVGRKQEAVLATLLPEEPGSFKQFCELVGPMNITEFKYRYSSDKEAVVLYSVGVHTALELSEMQERMESSQLKTHNLSENDLVKDHLRYLMGGRSHVQDEVLCRFIFPERPGALMKFLDEFSPRWNISLFHYRGQGETGANVLVGIQVPSSEMDEFHSRADGVGYEYIVLPWPINHNSTRHVNGDAKGTRGLWWAEPSIFAMRKR
- the LOC133831235 gene encoding threonine dehydratase biosynthetic, chloroplastic isoform X2; its protein translation is METLRLNSAISHLLQPDPTHLIPKGTRGLRMANFRPFTIAATLSKQTAAEISPNPPSSSGVVTRENGAFQGSPLPRMRVSTDSLRYPAGYVGAVPDRVVEEDDDGIIDAMSYLTNILSSKVYDISIESPLQLAPKLSERLENNIWLKREDLQPVFSFKLRGAYNMMAKLTKEQLDKGVICSSAGNHAQGVALSAKKLGCNALIAMPVTTPEIKWQSVERLGATVVLVGDSYDEAQAYAKKRGKEEGRTFIPPFDHPDVIIGQGTVGMEIVRQSKTPLHAIFVPVGGGGLIAGIAAYVKRVSPEVKIIGVEPADANAMALSLHHGQRVILDQVGGFADGVAVKEVGEETFRICRELVDGIVLVNRDAICASIKDMFEEKRSILEPAGALALAGAEAYCRYYGLKGENVVAITSGANMNFDKLRVVTELANVGRKQEAVLATLLPEEPGSFKQFCELVGPMNITEFKYRYSSDKEAVVLYSVGVHTALELSEMQERMESSQLKTHNLSENDLVKDHLRYLMGGRSHVQDEVLCRFIFPERPGALMKFLDEFSPRWNISLFHYRGQGETGANVLVGIQVPSSEMDEFHSRADGVGYEYIVVTNDCDFRLLMH
- the LOC133831235 gene encoding threonine dehydratase biosynthetic, chloroplastic isoform X3 encodes the protein METLRLNSAISHLLQPDPTHLIPKGTRGLRMANFRPFTIAATLSKQTAAEISPNPPSSSGVVTRENGAFQGSPLPRMRVSTDSLRYPAGYVGAVPDRVVEEDDDGIIDAMSYLTNILSSKVYDISIESPLQLAPKLSERLENNIWLKREDLQPVFSFKLRGAYNMMAKLTKEQLDKGVICSSAGNHAQGVALSAKKLGCNALIAMPVTTPEIKWQSVERLGATVVLVGDSYDEAQAYAKKRGKEEGRTFIPPFDHPDVIIGQGTVGMEIVRQSKTPLHAIFVPVGGGGLIAGIAAYVKRVSPEVKIIGVEPADANAMALSLHHGQRVILDQVGGFADGVAVKEVGEETFRICRELVDGIVLVNRDAICASIKDMFEEKRSILEPAGALALAGAEAYCRYYGLKGENVVAITSGANMNFDKLRVVTELANVGRKQEAVLATLLPEEPGSFKQFCELVGPMNITEFKYRYSSDKEAVVLYSVGVHTALELSEMQERMESSQLKTHNLSENDLVKDHLRYLMGGRSHVQDEVLCRFIFPERPGALMKFLDEFSPRWNISLFHYRGQLPWPINHNSTRHVNGDAKGTRGLWWAEPSIFAMRKR
- the LOC133831235 gene encoding threonine dehydratase biosynthetic, chloroplastic isoform X4 gives rise to the protein METLRLNSAISHLLQPDPTHLIPKGTRGLRMANFRPFTIAATLSKQTAAEISPNPPSSSGVVTRENGAFQGSPLPRMRVSTDSLRYPAGYVGAVPDRVVEEDDDGIIDAMSYLTNILSSKVYDISIESPLQLAPKLSERLENNIWLKREDLQPVFSFKLRGAYNMMAKLTKEQLDKGVICSSAGNHAQGVALSAKKLGCNALIAMPVTTPEIKWQSVERLGATVVLVGDSYDEAQAYAKKRGKEEGRTFIPPFDHPDVIIGQGTVGMEIVRQSKTPLHAIFVPVGGGGLIAGIAAYVKRVSPEVKIIGVEPADANAMALSLHHGQRVILDQVGGFADGVAVKEVGEETFRICRELVDGIVLVNRDAICASIKDMFEEKRSILEPAGALALAGAEAYCRYYGLKGENVVAITSGANMNFDKLRVVTELANVGRKQEAVLATLLPEEPGSFKQFCELVGPMNITEFKYRYSSDKEAVVLYSVGVHTALELSEMQERMESSQLKTHNLSENDLVKDHLRYLMGGRSHVQDEVLCRFIFPERPGALMKFLDEFSPRWNISLFHYRGQ